The Henckelia pumila isolate YLH828 chromosome 2, ASM3356847v2, whole genome shotgun sequence genome includes a window with the following:
- the LOC140884185 gene encoding subtilisin-like protease SBT1.8 — MSLKSLIFDLVTVFSLQLFVLSDAAKKTYIVRVKYHQKPVSYSSHAEWYADHLRSLDSLLYTYDAAYHGFAATLDSEEVAALRRLDYVLGVYEDIVYTLHTTRSTKFLGLMDPDFGRSMGLSLEKINRASENVIIGVLDSGFWPESKSFTKDMSGPPAKWRGECESAPDFDPKIHCNNKVIGARFFSKGIHDMMLSAKNYKDVESQSPRDMEGHGTHTASTIAGFEVGNASLYGYATGIARGMATRARLAVYKVCWKHYGCSTADVLAAMDSAIHDGVDILSLSLGGGPRPYDVDVIAIGAFAAMEKGILVSCAAGNDGPVQGSVGNAAPWILTVGAGTIDRDFPAFATLGNGQKYKGVSLYSGEGMGKKEVELVYFTDTNSSSNFCDAQSLESKDVRGKVVLCDIYGGGGVNLGVALKAAGGLGVILANVKRSAAEPIPESYILPTVAVGLKAGEKIRHYVKTHHNPTAVLSFGGTVVNVKPSPMVAWFSSKGPNLFSPQILKPDLIAPGVSILAAWSGAAPPSDDLETDTRKTPFNIIYGTSMACPHVSGISALLKAAHPSWSPSAIKSALLTTAYRIDNTGSNILLDSFNLTPSTPWAFGAGHVDPKRALSPGLVYDATAEDYVAFLCSLNLSMHAIETITRRPNVTCSGKRFHDPGQLNYPTIVVAFDKSRVVRYTRELTNVGPEGSVYQAIMTSPPAVSVDVKPSRLVFPKVGDKRRYTATFVLEKDADSGQFRSGFGSIIWGNAETIVDTLVSFSW; from the exons ATGTCTTTGAAGTCACTGATCTTTGATTTAGTCACTGTTTTTAGTCTCCAATTGTTTGTGCTCTCAGACGCAGCTAAGAAAACATACATTGTACGTGTGAAATACCACCAAAAGCCTGTGTCGTATTCCTCCCACGCTGAATGGTACGCCGATCATTTGCGGTCCCTGGATTCCCTCCTGTATACCTACGACGCCGCTTACCATGGCTTCGCCGCCACACTGGACTCGGAGGAAGTTGCCGCCCTCCGCCGATTGGATTACGTTCTGGGAGTGTACGAGGACATAGTTTACACTCTGCACACAACTCGATCTACCAAGTTTCTTGGATTAATGGATCCTGATTTCGGCCGGAGCATGGGGCTTAGCCTGGAGAAAATCAATCGGGCCTCAGAAAACGTAATCATCGGGGTTTTGGACTCCGGTTTTTGGCCTGAATCCAAGTCCTTCACTAAAGATATGTCTGGTCCACCCGCAAAGTGGCGCGGCGAGTGTGAATCTGCGCCTGACTTTGATCCCAAAATACACTGCAACAACAAGGTCATTGGAGCTAGATTCTTCTCCAAAGGGATTCATGACATGATGTTATCTGCAAAAAATTATAAGGATGTGGAATCTCAGTCTCCACGCGACATGGAAGGCCATGGAACGCATACTGCAAGCACTATAGCCGGGTTTGAAGTGGGGAACGCCTCTCTATACGGCTATGCTACAGGAATAGCCCGTGGCATGGCGACTCGTGCCAGGTTGGCGGTTTATAAAGTTTGCTGGAAACACTACGGTTGCTCTACGGCTGACGTCCTTGCTGCAATGGATAGCGCGATTCATGATGGAGTTGACATATTATCTCTATCTCTGGGGGGCGGACCTCGGCCTTATGACGTCGACGTAATCGCCATAGGAGCTTTTGCAGCAATGGAAAAGGGAATTTTAGTGTCGTGTGCAGCAGGAAATGATGGGCCCGTACAAGGTTCAGTCGGGAATGCTGCCCCATGGATTTTGACCGTAGGTGCTGGAACAATAGACAGAGATTTCCCAGCTTTCGCAACCTTAGGAAATGGACAAAAGTACAAAGGGGTGTCGCTGTACAGCGGAGAAGGGATGGGGAAGAAGGAAGTGGAACTCGTTTACTTCACAGATACCAACAGCTCAAGCAATTTTTGCGATGCCCAGTCGTTGGAATCCAAAGATGTACGTGGGAAAGTGGTGCTATGCGATATCTACGGTGGCGGAGGGGTAAATCTGGGCGTGGCACTGAAGGCTGCCGGTGGTTTGGGGGTGATTCTTGCAAACGTAAAGAGAAGCGCCGCGGAACCGATTCCGGAAAGCTACATATTGCCGACTGTGGCAGTTGGATTGAAAGCTGGCGAGAAGATAAGACATTACGTGAAAACACACCACAACCCCACGGCGGTGCTGAGCTTCGGCGGCACTGTGGTGAACGTTAAGCCGTCGCCAATGGTGGCATGGTTCAGTTCAAAGGGCCCCAATTTGTTCTCACCGCAAATATTGAAGCCCGATTTGATTGCTCCGGGAGTTAGTATCTTGGCGGCCTGGTCCGGGGCTGCGCCGCCCTCTGATGATCTGGAGACAGACACTCGAAAGACTCCATTCAACATCATATATG GCACATCCATGGCTTGCCCGCACGTAAGCGGAATATCAGCTTTGTTAAAAGCAGCACACCCAAGTTGGAGCCCAAGCGCCATCAAATCAGCCCTCCTCACCACTGCTTACAGGATCGACAACACTGGTTCCAATATTCTTCTCGATTCATTCAACCTCACTCCTTCTACTCCTTGGGCTTTCGGAGCCGGCCACGTCGACCCGAAAAGGGCCCTCTCCCCCGGCCTCGTGTACGATGCCACCGCCGAAGATTACGTCGCTTTTCTTTGCTCTTTGAACCTCTCCATGCATGCAATCGAGACAATCACCCGACGTCCTAATGTCACGTGTAGTGGAAAAAGATTCCATGACCCGGGCCAGCTCAATTACCCGACTATCGTCGTTGCTTTCGATAAGTCTCGGGTCGTACGTTATACCCGGGAGCTGACGAATGTAGGGCCGGAAGGATCGGTTTATCAGGCGATCATGACGTCGCCGCCGGCTGTTTCGGTGGATGTTAAGCCGAGCAGACTTGTATTCCCGAAAGTTGGCGATAAGAGACGTTATACAGCTACATTTGTGTTGGAAAAGGATGCGGATTCAGGGCAATTTAGAAGCGGATTTGGATCCATTATTTGGGGCAATGCAGAAACTATAGTAGACACCCTGGTTTCATTTTCTTGGTAG
- the LOC140884669 gene encoding uncharacterized protein has product MNSAAATTSEIVAKLNLKPHPEGGFYSETFRDSSVTLSRSHLPSRYKVDRPVSTCIYFLVPSGSVSQLHRIPCAETWHFYSGEPLTVFELNETDGSAKLTCLGPDVLSENQSVQYSVPPNVWFGSFPTKDIDVDISSDTVVKQSPRDPEKHFSLVGCTCAPAFQFDDFEMANRSELISRFPKYESLISLLTFPD; this is encoded by the exons ATGAATTCTGCGGCGGCGACTACATCAGAGATCGTGGCAAAATTGAATCTGAAGCCTCATCCTGAAGGTGGGTTTTACTCGGAAACGTTCAGAGACTCTTCAGTCACACTCTCCAGATCTCATCTTCCCTCTCGAT ATAAGGTAGACCGACCTGTTAGCACATGCATCTACTTCTTGGTGCCTTCTGGAAGCGTTTCTCAACTCCATCGCATTCCATGTGCAGAAACCTGGCATTTTTACTCCGGAGAACCTTTAACG GTATTCGAATTGAATGAAACTGATGGGAGTGCAAAATTAACATGCCTTGGACCTGATGTTCTTTCGGAGAATCAATCAGTTCAGTATTCAGTGCCTCCCAATGTCTGGTTTGGTTCATTTCCAACCAAGGACATTGATGTTGACATTTCCTCCGACACGGTAGTAAAACAATCGCCAAGGGATCCAGAGAAGCACTTTTCGCTTGTTGGATGCACATGTGCGCCTGCCTTccaatttgatgattttgagaTGGCAAATCGTTCAGAACTCATTTCACGTTTTCCGAAGTACGAGTCCCTCATTTCTTTGCTCACCTTTCCTGACTAA
- the LOC140884058 gene encoding pollen receptor-like kinase 3 has protein sequence MAAVRLLISFLVFSVSFAIDDDDYLIEFKKKLMNSSSLDSTWIKGTNPCDNKKQWLGVDCSETGHTSVSGLFLMNLGLSGDAGNIDIGSLANLQDLRALSLENNSFSGPMPEFNRLNKLKAIFLAGNQFSGEIASDFFIKLGNLKKVELGRNKFSGKIPDSLGKLETLIALMLNNNEFSGPVPELAQKSLQILDLSNNKLQGEIPQSMSKFKATAFEGNPDLCGSIVSRQCKVQDSSPAPGETKESGSSAKWIVLGIVAALLLATIVIRARKKDDNFRVLGKESLDEEVQIHTPSSNMRSLSSSRKGRNTDNNSSGRGSSRIHSHSGKSASDLVVINEERGMFGLSDLMKASAEVLGNGGMGSAYKAVMANGLSVVVKRLREMNKFSRDEFDAEIRKLGSPRHPNILPPLAYHYRKEEKLLVSEFVPKGSLMFLLHGQQGNGSSDELNWPTRLRIIKGIAEGLGFLHTEFANQDLPHGNLKSSNILLSSSYDPLLTDYGLHALISSTPSAQALIAYSSPEAVLYQQISPKSDVYCLGIVILEIMTGKFPSQYNPKGGTDVVQWVNQAIAEDRIRELIDPEIGNASSSVDQMEKILYIAAACIENDHSKRIEMREAVRNIGEVQV, from the exons ATGGCCGCTGTTCGCCTCCTCATTTCGTTCCTCGTCTTCTCCGTTTCTTTCGCTATAGATGATGATGACTACCTCATCGAATTTAAAAAGAAGTTGATGAATTCTTCCTCCCTGGATTCAACCTGGATCAAAGGGACCAATCCGTGTGACAATAAGAAGCAATGGCTTGGCGTAGATTGCAGCGAAACCGGTCATACGAGTGTGTCGGGCTTGTTTCTTATGAATCTTGGCCTCTCTGGTGATGCTGGGAACATTGATATTGGATCTTTGGCGAATCTTCAAGATCTTCGAGCTCTCAGTTTGGAGAACAATAGCTTCTCAGGTCCAATGCCTGAATTCAATCGGCTGAATAAGTTGAAGGCCATTTTCTTGGCAGGGAATCAGTTTTCCGGGGAGATAGCTTCAGATTTCTTTATTAAATTGGGGAATCTCAAGAAAGTGGAGCTCGGACGAAACAAGTTCTCTGGTAAAATCCCTGATTCTTTAGGAAAACTGGAGACTCTCATAGCTCTAATGCTAAATAACAATGAGTTTTCAGGGCCTGTCCCTGAATTAGCACAAAAATCATTGCAGATACTCGATCTTTCCAACAACAAACTACAAGGAGAGATCCCTCAAAGCATGTCGAAATTTAAAGCCACGGCCTTTGAAGGAAATCCCGACCTCTGTGGCTCTATCGTTTCGAGGCAATGTAAAGTTCAAGATTCATCACCAGCCCCTGGTGAAACTAAAGAATCCGGTTCGAGTGCCAAATGGATCGTCCTTGGCATAGTGGCTGCTCTTTTGTTGGCGACCATCGTCATCAGAGCCCGGAAAAAGGACGACAATTTTCGGGTCCTTGGAAAAGAGTCTCTTGACGAAGAAGTGCAGATCCACACACCTAGCAGCAACATGAGGAGTCTGAGCTCTAGCAGGAAAGGAAGAAACACGGATAACAACTCGAGTGGCCGCGGTTCCTCCAGAATACACTCACACAGCGGGAAATCTGCGAGCGATCTTGTGGTGATCAATGAAGAGAGAGGGATGTTCGGATTGTCTGATTTGATGAAGGCTTCGGCAGAGGTTCTTGGAAATGGTGGCATGGGGTCGGCCTACAAAGCCGTCATGGCCAACGGATTGTCTGTTGTGGTGAAACGATTGAGAGAAATGAATAAGTTCAGTAGAGATGAATTCGACGCGGAGATCAGGAAGCTTGGAAGCCCCAGGCACCCCAATATATTACCACCATTGGCGTATCACTACAGGAAAGAAGAAAAACTTTTAGTGTCTGAATTTGTTCCCAAAGGCAGCCTTATGTTTCTGTTGCATGGACAGCAGG GCAACGGTAGCAGCGACGAGCTGAATTGGCCGACGCGACTGAGAATCATCAAGGGAATAGCAGAGGGGCTTGGATTCCTTCACACGGAATTCGCAAACCAGGACCTGCCACACGGGAATCTAAAGTCCAGCAACATACTTCTGTCATCAAGCTACGACCCTTTGCTAACAGATTACGGGCTGCATGCTTTAATCAGCAGCACCCCATCTGCGCAAGCCCTCATCGCCTACAGCTCCCCGGAGGCTGTCCTGTATCAGCAAATATCCCCGAAAAGCGACGTCTACTGCCTAGGAATAGTCATTCTTGAAATCATGACAGGGAAATTCCCTTCTCAGTACAATCCAAAGGGTGGCACTGATGTGGTGCAATGGGTGAATCAAGCCATTGCCGAGGACAGAATCAGGGAATTGATTGACCCGGAGATTGGAAACGCGTCAAGTTCCGTCGACCAGATGGAGAAGATACTGTACATTGCAGCAGCTTGCATAGAAAATGACCATAGTAAGAGGATTGAAATGAGGGAAGCTGTAAGGAATATAGGAGAGGTACAAGTTTGA
- the LOC140885170 gene encoding protein NEGATIVE GRAVITROPIC RESPONSE OF ROOTS produces the protein MKIFGLLRNKGGHHRPSRESGTTNEHMIPQQCREEFNDWPNALLAIGTFGNNNVKDSDKSNIHGSLSLPISSDLVEHITPEDSRETDKQLRTILNQHISTDSSFSGELEKHYVSLEKFLESLLKGDKISNKSTNSGPERKNSRLQQTSSSDHDREGNNIRLENKRNVIGKRSLSFLLKKAFLCRGGSVLTPGLRDPITGPRLANSRMDKILRTILNRRVYPRKSSPKAKPKKYLDMHEEYSDGEEPKEATDGSKWVKTDTEYIILEM, from the exons ATGAAG ATCTTTGGTTTGCTGCGAAACAAAGGGGGCCATCATCGACCAAGTCGAGAATCAGGGACGACAAATG AACATATGATACCTCAACAATGCAGAGAAGAATTCAATGATTGGCCAAATGCTTTACTTGCTATTGGGACTTTTGGAAATAACAATGTTAAAGATTCAGACAAGTCAAATATTCACGGGAGCTTAAGTTTACCGATAAGTTCAGATCTCGTGGAACATATTACACCAGAAGATTCCCGAGAAACTGATAAACAGTTGAGAACAATACTCAATCAACATATTTCCACTGATTCCAGTTTTTCTGGGGAGTTGGAAAAGCATTATGTCTCGCTGGAGAAATTCTTGGAAAGTTTACTAAAAGGTGACAAAATTAGCAACAAGTCGACGAATAGCGGGCCAGAAAGGAAAAATTCCCGCCTCCAACAAACCTCGAGCTCAGATCATGACAGGGAAGGAAACAATATTAGGTTGGAGAACAAACGAAATGTCATTGGTAAAAGGTCATTGTCTTTTCTTCTTAAGAAGGCATTCCTGTGTAGAGGTGGATCTGTGCTCACTCCCGGTTTGAGGGATCCAATCACAGGGCCTAGATTGGCTAATTCAAGAATGGATAAG ATTTTAAGGACCATCCTGAATAGAAGGGTCTACCCTCGAAAGTCTAGCCCAAAGGCGAAGCCGAAGAAATACCTGGATATGCACGAGGAATACAGTGATGGTGAAGAGCCAAAAGAGGCCACTGATGGAAGCAAATGGGTCAAAACAGACACAGAAT ATATTATTCTGGAGATGTAA
- the LOC140883271 gene encoding uncharacterized protein translates to MNRFAVAKRLLPALGQRINRFQNSTPILTNPTLFSTAAGSETVPNQNPNPFTSSSTSGGARESGARKASRPKDHWQNEQARVLHASLGHVIRLGWTDAAMIAGARDVGVSPSIVGSFPRKEASLVEFFMDDCLQRLINVIETNTELESLIPSQRVSKLVRIRLEMQAPYISKWPQALSIQAQPLNISASFKQRVTLVDEIWHAAGDKAVDIDWYVKRTVLGGIYSTTELYMLTDTSPDFQNTWAFLDGRIKDAFDLKNTVQEAKYLAEAVGAGMGSSLQGFVKSVFQS, encoded by the exons ATGAATCGATTCGCGGTGGCGAAACGGCTGCTGCCGGCGTTAGGCCAGCGGATCAACCGCTTTCAAAATTCAACGCCTATACTCACAAATCCAACGCTGTTTTCTACTGCTGCAGGATCTGAAACCGTTCCCAATCAAAACCCTAACCCGTTCACTTCATCGTCGACGTCGGGCGGCGCGCGGGAGAGTGGTGCGAGGAAGGCTTCGCGTCCTAAAGATCACTGGCAGAATGAGCAGGCTCGTGTTCTTCATGCCTCCCTTGGCCACGTG ATAAGATTAGGATGGACTGATGCAGCCATGATTGCGGGAGCGAGAGATGTTGGTGTGTCACCTTCTATTGTCGGTTCTTTTCCTCGGAAAGAAGCTTCTCTAGTAGAG TTTTTCATGGATGATTGTCTGCAAAGGCTAATTAACGTAATTGAGACAAACACTGAATTGGAAAGCTTAATTCCCAGTCAACGGGTTTCAAAGCTCGTCAGAATTCGATTAGAGATGCAGGCTCCCTATATTTCAAAATGGCCCCAAGCACTTAGCATACAG GCACAACCCTTGAATATTTCTGCGAGCTTCAAGCAGCGAGTGACGCTTGTTGATGAAATTTGGCATGCTGCTGGGGATAAGGCTGTTGACATTGATTGGTATGTTAAGCGCACGGTCCTTGGTGGGATATACTCCACAACTGAACTATACATGCTTACCGATACTTCCCCAG ATTTTCAGAATACATGGGCTTTCTTGGATGGACGAATTAAAGATGCATTTGATCTGAAAAACACTGTTCAGGAG GCTAAGTATCTGGCTGAAGCGGTGGGCGCTGGAATGGGCAGCTCCTTGCAAGGATTTGTGAAGAGTGTGTTTCAGTCTTGA